Part of the Bos taurus isolate L1 Dominette 01449 registration number 42190680 breed Hereford chromosome 1, ARS-UCD2.0, whole genome shotgun sequence genome is shown below.
TGATTTTAGTGTTGTAATTTATCAAATTATACTAGTTTAATAAGACATAACTTTTAATTTGCCTGTATTTCAGGATCAGCTGTTTTGACTCTCCTGTTGGCTGGCTATTTGGCACAACAGTATTTACCATTGCCTACTCCTAAAGTGATTGGAATTGACCTTGGCACTACGTATTGTTCAGTTGGGGTGTTTTTTCCTGGCACAGGAAAAGTAAAGGTCATTCCAGATGAAAATGGTCATATCAGCATACCCAGCATGGTATCCTTCACTGACGACGATGTTTATGTGGGGTATGAAAGCTTAGAGCTTGCAGATTCGAATCCTCAGAACACAATATATGATGCTAAAAGATTCATAGGCAAAGTTTTTACCCCGGAAGAACTGGAGGCTGAAATTGGGAGATACCCATTTAAGGTAAGTTAAGGTGAAATGTATTTTTAGTTCAGCACACTGTTTCAATTAGTTCTTTGGCTTCAAGTTACAAAAATTTATGTTTCAATGGACTCAGTTTGTATGGAAGTTATATTATCTCATTCAACAAGCAGTCCTACAGCGGCTCCTGGGTTGGTTAATTCGCTGGTCCCACAACACTGTTGAGGACTTAGGACACTACCATCTTCTCACTCTGCCATCTTCAAAATGCATTGTTCTTTTATTGTTCTTCTCACTCTGCCATCCTCAAACTGCATTGCCTTTTTTATAGAATGCATTGTAGCAGGTGGCTAATGAAGTCCCATATACCTATAGATAggtggatggataaatagatactctctttgtgtgtgtgtgtatatgtatttgtatatagaaaaagagatcatacTAGGCATGCTGTGTTTTGACTTCTTTGAAACTCAtcaatatatcatatatatagttTTACATCATTATCTTTCATGGTTGTGTGGAACAAGTGTTCTACCGTTTAATTGTCCAGTctctgtatgttttattttttccctagtTTTCCACTATCATTGGAACTTCAGTGAATATCATTGTttgtacatgtgtatttttacACTTGTTTgataattttgtaaattttatagGCCAAATGGTTGTATGTTTTTAAGGTTTCTGATTTGTATTGCCAACTTTGGGCACCGAAAAGTTTACATGCTCTTATCTGTTTTTCAGACTGCCTATGTCTTCAGTAgttattatttttcagtctttgcCAGTAGATAAGTAAAAAATAGTAGTAATTTGCATTCCTGTGATTTCTAGTGAagtcagacttttaaaaaaatcagtttattgcttttttcttcagtgatccatttcTCACCCTTTGTCCTATTTTCTTTTGGGATGTTTATCTTTTTTGAAtgactataaaaatacatttgtgaCATTTAAgtatccccccctttttttttaactaactgatgtataattttgttttttaattgtctaGAGTATTAGATTTTTATGTGGTAAAATCATCTCAATAATTCCTTAAAAACGTTTTTAGACTCTTATGCTACTTACAACAGCCTTTCCTATGCTATccacttgtattttttttctaatgcttTTATATAAGTATTTGTAGGTTTGGGTTTTGCTGGgctttttctcttaaatatttagatatttatgtagggtttttctcttttttttttggtaaattatgAAATAGGATTCTAATAGTTTTGAAATTAGATGATTGTATCAGTGTTGCTTATTGAATAACCCATACATAAAAGCTCTGAaatttttattcatctttcagaggagaaaaaaatttctcCAGGTATGTATttggtttatttctttgcttttcttttaattttttgttttcagttcagttcagtcactcagtccgactctttgcgaccccatgaatcgcagcacgccaggcctccctgtccatcaccaactcctggagttcactcaaacccatgtccattgagtcggtgatgccatccagccatgtcatcctttgtcgtccccttctcctcctgccctcaatctttcccagcatcagggtcttttgttaAGACCCTTTattaatttgtaatttttcttttgtaatgatAAAATTGTATAAAGCTATACATTTTCCTCTAAATTGCAGCTTTGGGTACATTACTTATTGATCCTAGAGTTATTttaagattttgtgtgtgtgtgtgtgtgtgttttaagtttCTCAGTGAtccaatttttttgttgtttctcttttatGATTACTCTGAACATACTGGAattaatctaatttttttaaatgtacaaatatACATCTACATTAGCAAGGATAGTATACTAATATACGTTTTCATGGAAATAAGAATGTGAGTGATATTTGATTCTTAGCAAAAATAGTGAAGTATTAAAATTATTCTTGTTAATACATACCAGCACATTCTTTCAATTATCTATTATGTTTGGAAATAAAttagttttttgaaaaagaagatcTTGAGTCACatacatgatttagcaactgttATTCCTTCTATTgggctttcctagtagctcaaacagtaaagcatctacctgcaatgcaggagatccaggttccaatacctgggtcaggaagatgccctggagaaggaaatggcaacccactccagtatcctgaaaagttccatggacagaggagcttagcagtctgcagtccctggggctgcagacagtcggacacgactgagtgactaaattcgCTCTATCtcatcattcatttttttcttacatttgacATACGTATTGAGTTCTagttatatgctgctgctaagttgcttcagtcgtatccgactctgtgccaccctatagatggcagtgcaccaggctcctccgtccctgggattctccaggcaagaatactgaagtgggctgccatttccttctccaatgcatacttaatgataagttttatttttctgctattattaaaaactagagtagatttattttataattttaaagtatatctTTTAATAGCCTCTAATCTTTGTACATGCACTTGCTAGATAACAAATGAAATTTTATGACCTTTTCAGGGTAAGTTTTGATTGAATacattcagtgtgtgtgtatatatatatatatttatgtgtattagtatatgtgtatgtattatatgtatgtaGATATAAATACACACTCATATATAGTGTTTTCATCTTTGCAAATCTTATTCACAGGTTTTAAACAAAAATGGAATGGTTGAATTTTCTGTGACAAGTAATGAAACCATCACCGTTTCCCCAGAATATGTTGGCTCTAGACTgttgttaaaattaaaagaaatggcaGAGGAGTATCTTGGAATGCCAGTTGCCAATGCTGTTATTTCCGTACCAGCAGAATTTGATCTAAAGCAGAGAAATTCAACAATTCAAGCTGCTAACCTTGCAGGTAATATCACTTGCCTGAGTTGcatttttctcaaaattttctTAGGCTGAAAATCTGTAATGAAGTGTATTATTTTGCCATCCACTTGATTAGGCGCCTAGACAAACTATATGGTAGATAAACAATTAAGAAGGCCCCATGGTACAATGTAAAATATGTACATTCTGACAACAACCCCGCAGGTATATGACCAAGGCTGAGAAAGAACATGGACACATAACAGTGAGGAATTTGTTCTCCTGAACTTGTTTTAATGTGAAGATGAATATaatacaatgttttttaaaaatctgaggtGGGAGAAAATTTATTTGATACCATTCAGCAAATACTGATTACCTAGGTAAACAGAACTGGTAAACCCTttttctcatggagcttatattctactGGAGCAAAGAGAAAATCAGTATCGAAGATATAGTGTTCTTACCTTtagcattctgtcatttttgaggttgtacCCAAGtatgcattttggactcttgttgattacaagggttactccatttcttctatggaattcttgcccacagtagtagatacaataatcatctgaattaagttcacccattcctgtccattttagttccctgattgcTAAGATGCTGAtatttattcttaccatctcctacttgaccacatccaatttaccttgattcatggacctaatattccaggtttgacgtcagaggatgagatggctggatgacatcactgatacaatggatatgaacttgggcaaacttcagcagatgatgagggacagggaggcctggcgtgctgcagtccatgggttggaaaagagtcggacacgaataagcgactgaactgaacatgttatAGAAAGACAGGATAAAGGAATGGGCTTGCTAGGTGATCAGAGAGTAGGGGGACTTGCAGGTTTTGAAGAGAGTGATCAGATAGACCTCAGTGAGAAAGTGATATTTAAGCAGAGTTGAAGGAAGCCAGGTAGTGAGCCAAGCAGGTGCATGGAGGAAATATGTTGCAGGGGAGAGAGTGGCCAGTGTAGCGGCCATAAGATGAGAATTTAGAAAACAGAGGGTTGGCCAGTGTGACCAAAGGCGAGTGAGTGATGAAGTCAGAAAGCTAAGGGGAATAGTATTATGGTCtttgaataaattcttcagagtTTGAATAGTTTTTATGGCTCTTGATACAGAAAGTCATACTACTTTCAAGGCCACTCATTATATGTGGCAGTTAGTTTAAAGCAGAATTTTGTTCAAGGAAATTTTGATCTTTTGTCTGCACATCTACTGTTCAGCATTACCTTGAAATGAGATTTTGCTGTATATTTCAGAGTTGCTTTCAAGGATCTTgcattttaagttctttttaaaaatatcattgtaGCTATTAAAGCAtatcttctaagatttttctttttatcatttttctatctgttcatctgttcttttacaaaaaagtcatttttaaaaaatgagcaccATAAGCTTATTTCTATAGCTATTTGTTATAGTATATGGTTAATGTTTCCTTTCCCaagtaaaatatgaaatttagaaGAGGCTGAGggatcttttaaaattaagtattaaaaagaatagagTGATGTATTTCACTGAATCTGAGCCTTTATTCTTTATACTGTAGTCatcttttagaaaaattttaatgatatCTATTCAAAAGAACCAATATTTGTCCTTCCcgtttcattgtttttatttggctTGTGACTGTTCTTTCTTATTATTACTTAGTGGAGTTCATGTTGGAGAAGATACTAATATGTTGTaggattaagtgaaaaaaaaattccttgatCATGTCCTTTAATGATTGTTCTTCTCTCCAACCAATTTTACAGGACTGAAGATCTTAAGAGTAATAAATGAACCCACCGCAGCAGCTATGGCCTATGGTCTCCACAAAGCTGAAGTCTTTCACGTCTTGGTGATAGATTTGGGTGGAGGAACTCTCGATGTGTCATTGCTAAATAAACAAGGAGGAATGTTTTTAACTCGAGCCATGTCTGGTAAGAAAAATGTAGGGAGTGTTAACAAGATTCAGGCATGTTGACATATCTAATGTTTAAagtgttcatttttcagtgtttcaGTATTCTTCGCATTCATTTTGGTAATCTTCTGTACTTGTGATCTTAATGCCACCacctattttatttatagcaaaaagtTAAGTCTCAAAAAATGACTGGATATCCTGTAAGTCAGATATTGTAGCTCACTGAGCCAGTAGTTTTCACCTCCATTGTGAAgggaacagaaggaaagaaatcatttaaaatgaagGATGGTCAGTTTACTTCATTTAATAATCTATTTCACTAAATAGCTATGTTTAGGAAATCTAGTAATAGTATTTTGCATTCTAAGTTTTTTTAcggtttttgttttagtttaagGAATTAAGCCTATGGAACTTAAGTTATAGGTAGTCTAACTGGACTCCATTTTGAAGCAAGTTCAGTGATGGGAATTTATATCACATTACTCTTTtccttattaaattattttttctactttttagctcttaatcatttaaaatgaattttttttttttaaagataaatgctTACTGGTACTTTTTATTGTAAGAAACACGTCTTTCTTTTGAGACTAATGCCGCTTTTTGTTTCTAAATTGCTACTTAAAGCCCAGTCTGTGTTCTCAATTTCTTATTTTCCGAAAAAGTATTTGATATCACTGAGAGACTTCCTTTTACATCATTTGAACCCAGATGTGCACTGTATTTTAATAGTGTACTTTTGAATTAAACTGCTTTTAACCCAGTTATTTTTAATCAGTCTGTATATGAATAAAATCttaataatacattaaataaGTATTTATCATTCCCAGAAtatcatttatacatacatactacacagatacatgcatatgtaaacacatacatatagtcataatataaacttttttatttttaacttaggaAACAATAAACTTGGAGGACAAGACTTCAATCAGAGATTGCTTCAGTACTTATACAAACAGATCTATCAAACATATGGCTTCCTGCCCTCTAGGAAAGAGGAAATCCACCGATTAAGACAAGCTGTAGAAATGGTCAAGTTAAACCTGACACTTCATGAGACTGCCCAGATGTCAGTACTACTAACAGTGGAGGAAAATGACAGAAAGGGACCTCCGACTAGTGACAGTGAACTGCCAAAGGACAAATTTTCCCAAGCAAATGACCCCCATGTGGACAGCATGTTTGGAGCTAAcctatctgaaaagaaaaatggagagggTCAGGTTTTATTTGAAACAGAAATATCACGAAAGCTCTTTGACACCCTTAATGAAGATCTTTTCCAGAAAATACTTGTACCCATTCAGCAAGTGTTGAAAGAAGGCCACCTGGAAAAGACTGAGATTGATGAGGTGGTCTTGGTTGGGGGCTCAACTCGTATTCCTCGAATCCGCCAAGTCATCCAAGAGTTCTTTGGAAAGGACCCCAACACGTCTGTAGACCCTGACCTGGCCGTGGTGACAGGAGTGGCTATCCAGGCAGGGATTGATGGAGGCTCTTGGCCTCTCCAAGTCAGTGCTTTAGAAATTCCCAATAAGCATTTACAGAAGACCAACTTCAACTGAAGTACGAAAGGATGGCTGTTTGAGATCTTGTCTAATGATCTCTTCCTCTTTATCAGACAACCTCCATCAGCCAAATAAAGTCTCGAAAATGTCTCACACATTTACCTGAAAAATAAcgtttatatatatgaaattttgcATAACATTTTAAGATTGAATGTGACCAGATCGATCCTTCTTGATTTTGGAGAGATCCCATTCCAACAAGTACTTCTAAAATGATAGAATTGAGGTACAACTCTCTTACTGGATTATAGGTGACTGTATTTTCTGGATTCTGGAAGTAGACATCCATGTGCACTTAAAACTATATTCTGTAAACATTGCCTAGTGCCAATTATATGATTCCCAGTTCTTACTAAATTGTGTTAGCAGGGGCTGGCAATTTATTTACTTGGTTATCAGATGTAATTCTTAATTTGAACTATACTTGAAGGACAGTGTTGATGTCATGTACTTACATTGACTAGGAGATAGCAGTGTTATTTATATAAGCTGCATATACAATGTTCAGTAACAGCCATATTATATGACAAAGTTAACCTTCACAGAGTCAGTGTCCTGTTATGTGTCCTATTCATGTAACCTGCATTCTccagagttttaaaatatatttattgaatcagtttgttttctttctaaaaagctacaaatttattcaaatatttcattaccaatttatattttatttctttaatctgCTATCATTCTCTGCTTCGATTTCCATGATTCTGCATGgttagaaaacaaaagagaattattaattacattttaaaaatgtgttaatgTCACAATATTTATTACTATAATTTTTTTGGTTATTTAAGACCTTTGTAGATGTTgataaggggctttcctggtggctcagtggtagagaatctgcctgtcaatgcaagagacacaggttcaagccctgggttgaaagataccctggagaaggaaatggcaaccctctccagcattcttgcctgggaactcccatggagaggagcctggggctacggtcaatgggattgcaaagagtcagacacacaactTAGCTATCAAACAACAAGACATTGATAAATAGCAGTAATTAGgtacagtatttatttattttatgttttttttttttcagtgtttattgTCAGTAAGCCCTGGAGAATTTAGCTTGCGTTAGATTCAGTTTTACTGACATTTTTCCCCATATTTAGTTGTGAATGAGGAAAATTGTACTCATTTGCAAAATCCTTGTTATTTGTTTCCTAccgtcatttaaaaataatcagactTGGACTGTTTTAACCGTAAGGTTAGTTTGTGATAAGAACAAAAAATTCATGAATACTGGAAGTAATATGGAAATCTCATGGAAGGCAATGTTAAAAAATGTCCACAAATCAGCATTTATAGTAACATTGGTATAGTGCAGTAGTTTTAGTTTGTTTCCTTTTAGAAAAGCTGCAGGAACCAAGAAAGGAAACATAGTGGTTTTATTTGTTATGCCCCTATTatttgaagattttctttttccttaatagaGGCTACTTCCTCTCAATATTCAAAAGTTATACTCTGGTCAACATTTTTGCTAATGTAAAATATGTCTCTTTACCCATTGCTGAATttgaaaggatgttgaatttccaatcactgaaaaaaagaaaaaagcaaacgcACTTCAGCAACATCAAAACATTTCTGCTTCTCATAGTAAAATCTAAGTGTTTTTGtagattataaagaaaatatttcttagcaATGAAATTACTGTTAAAACAATTTCAGTCAGATACTTTTGTGAATAGAAAATGTCTGTAGTAGAtaagtagaaaaatataaaatgtctgttcacatgttttatttttagaactgAATGGAGAAATGCCAAAGAGGAAGACTTCACTgcattataaatatattcaagtgttcttttgaactttataaaaatttttactagacttaaaaattgaaaaagatcttTGTGCAAAGGTCTTTTAAGAGAAAAGTGTTCAATTTATCAAAATCTCTATATATAGTACCAGCTTTAACTAaagcattttaagatttttttttttaaagttcgaATTTCTCCGATATATGAGATAGTTCAGGACAGTCTGTTAAGAGTTCTTAGAGGAAACGATTTGCAAGACAGAATGGCTAATCTCATACTCTaaaattggaatttaaaaaatttgattgtGTCTGAAAAATAGAATGGCAGTGTTGGAATTTGGAGCCAATAGTTGAGCATATTCTCTAGaataatacactttaaaaaaaattgtgtctGTCTTCAATCATATTTAGGAGGCTATGTATAAATAGTCTTGAAGTCAATGTAGtttatttaaaaggtaaaaatgcaTTCTGAAAGGgatcatttatatataataatctgAAGACATTTTCCATAAAACTATATTTTGGTTGGTTGTACATCTTGCTAGTGTTTTTTGAAGtacataacttttaaaatattaactgtcTTCTATGATTAGAATATGTGAATGAATGTTTGGTGTCAGGAATGTTTCGGTACCACTGTTCTCACGGGAACCACTGATGTATCGGCAGATACTATTGTGTATGACGTGTTCTGAAGATCATAGTTGCTGTGCGTAACATTGTGCCTCTTAACTTTGTGTGCACACAGGTGGtttacattttaatgtaaataaatgccactttgcagtttgttttttaaactgtgtcctttattttctatttgagaCTATACCAGAGTACATTATTTGATGTAAATAAGAAAGGAAGTGGGAATAGAGCTGATCTGATGCTTATGGCACATGACCTCAGCAGGTATGGCCTACTTTCCTGCATCCTGAATGTCCCTGAAATTGCTTACTTTTatacttatttctttattttttaattaatgtttattggagtatagtttctttacagtgttttgtttctGCTGCAGAGCTAAGTGAATCAgtgatacatgtacatatatcccctctcttttggattaccttcccatttaggtcactgcagagcactgaatagacttccctgtgctatatagtagtttctcattagttatccattttatatatagtatcaatagtgtatatatgtcagtcccaatctcctgattctgccctcctccccgcttatcatacatttgttctctaggCCTGTGTCTCTGGTTTTGCTTTGAAAATAAGCTCATCTGTATCACTTTTATAGATTCCACTATAAGCAatataatgtttgtttttctagatTAGTTTTGGCTCCATTATAGTCAGAAGCCATGAATTGATATTTAGAATTCTGGGTATCCTATTCATGATACAGGAAATATCTCTTCTAATTTAAAGAAATGACATATACCCAGAATTCTGAATACCAATTTATGGCTTTTGACTAATGGAGACAAAACTAATTTAGATAGTTAATAACCCTGCTTAATAAACAACTGTAATCCTTTGGTTGGTGATTAATACTTGATGATTCTCtaataaagtttttattattctttggacaaaaaaattttaatatatattttttaaagaagttcatTCAATTCAtgtagtcttttcaaatgagccctTAAAAACAGATGTGGCTTTCACTAGTTCCTGTGATTCTTTCATGGTTACTTTAAATACCATTGCTGGGAGATTCAAATATATGAGAAAACAGAGTCATATGTCcatattttatttcactaaaCAGACATATACAGTGACCTATTCAGGTAGGCAGCTTCTAATGTAACTTCCAATTCTCTGGCCTGGTATTCAAGTCTTCAAATGCTGTAGCCACAGTTCAAATTTGAATGTAATCTTTTGAGAGACTCTTAAGCCAGAATCACTGAGCTAAGCAGTTTCCAGATCCCCAGTTCACAGAGACTAGTAcccttttttcatttgttttaagctttgttcagttgctcagttgtgtctgactctgctaccctatggactgcagcatgccaggcttccccatccttcattatctcctggagtttactcaaacttgtccattgagtcaatgatgccatccaactatctcatcctctatcacccccttctccttctgccctcaaactttaccagcatcagggtctttatggttcaattaacatctctacatgactactggaaaagccacagctttgaccatatggaccttttttAGCAATAGATGATACAGTGCTTACTATGTACCTGGAGTTTTCTAAGTGTTTTAATAGTACAAATTTTGTTCTAGCAGACTTAGGAGTAGTTACTGTTAccctgggcttccaggtggtattagtggtaaagaacccgcctgccagtgcaggagacgtaagagacatgggtttgatccctgggtggaatAAATCCActggaaaagtaaatggcaactgaatccagtattctttcctggaaaatcctatggacagagtatTCTGGCAGatagagacacgactgaagagattaGCACGCGCACACTGTTAACCCATTTTCAGGTATGTAAATTAAGGTACAGATGTGTTATGTAATTAATACAACATTACACAGCAGAGTTATGATTCAAATccagtccatggacagaggagcctggcaggctgtagtctatggggtcacaaagagttggacacgactgagtaactgagcacacacacatttaattcTTCACATTACTGAGAAATTTGAATTTACAGATTTTTCAGATACGAAATGAAGATAATAGTACCTAATTCATTGGGGTTTTGTAACTGCCTGGCACAGAAAGTGCCAAGTACTATGAACGGAGATGATACATAATTGACCATAAGAAACATTGAAATAAGTTTCAGTGACTTGCTAATTTTATAAGAATTGTAAGAAAATGTCACAATAATGTAGGTTATTTTCCCTAGTATACTCAAAGCCCTAATTCTATGAGTCTAGAAGATAAATTTGCCATGGTaaagcatttatttaattttggaaagAATTAATAGCTTGCCTCACCTCAAGTTATTTGGATGTTAAAAAAGTAACaaatgtagtttattttatacctcATTGAATTAACTATGCTTTGGCTTacctaaaaagacatttaaaatgttttaaatagctTACCTAAAATATGTAACACAACTTTGATgtggacttctttttttttttaagttattgaatttgttacaatattgcttcttaaAATCCTTAACCCAAGGGATCTTAGCTctgtgaccagggatcgaatccacactcctgcattggaaggcaaattatTAGTCACaacgttatatatatatatatatatatgtatacatacatatatatatatatatatatatatatatatatataacaatgtaAATACATCTGTTAagagtttatccattcaccttaAATTGTTTGATGTGTCCTATGTAGTACTGGAAACTAGAAATTGGATCTTAGTTGTAAATACTACCCCTCCTTTGTCTCCCAAGTAACTAAGAACATTTTGTCAAGgttgaaaaatattaatactttgtaacacgccaaagaattgatgctttctaattgtggtgctggagaagactcttgagagtcccttggactgcaaggagatcaaacgagtcagtcttaaaggaaatcaaccctgaatattcactggaaggaaagatactgaagctgacgctccaatactttagccacctgatgtgaagagccgactccttggaaaagattctgatgttgggaaagattgaaggcaggaggagaaggggtcatcatcaactcaatgaacatgagtttgagcaaactccaggagatagtgaaggacagggaagcctggcgtgctgcagtccgtgggtttgcaaagagtcatacaatTTAGtggctaacaacaacaacaaaaaaagtggtCATGGCAGATCCTGCTAAATGCTACTGCAATATCTTTTCTATTCATTCTTCAGAAGTGAGTTTTTTGGAGAggcgtgacttcactttcacttttcactttcatgcattggagaaggaaatggcaacccactccagtgttcttgcctggagaatcccagggatgggggagcctggtgggctgccgtctctggggccgcacagagttggacacgactgaagcgacttagcagcagcagcagcagcagcaacatcccctactttaaaaattattttccagctTCCTCTGCAGCTAGGGATGAGTATGTGACATAActctgacctgctgctgctgctaagtcacttcagttgtgtccaactctgtgcaaccccatagacggcagcccaccaggctcccccatccctgggattctccaggcaagaacactggagtgggttgccatttccttctccaatacatgaaagtgaaaagtgaaagtgaagtcgcgtccgactcctagcgaccccatggacggcagcctaccaggctcctccatccatgggattttccaggcaagagtactgaagtggggtgccatcgccttctctgtaacTCTGACCTACCTTCTTGAAATACAGACATGAGGCTGGAGATAAAGCAATGGGTTTGCAACTAACAATCAACAGACATGTAATGGGTGGTTGAGCCAA
Proteins encoded:
- the HSPA13 gene encoding heat shock 70 kDa protein 13 precursor, which codes for MAGEMTILGSAVLTLLLAGYLAQQYLPLPTPKVIGIDLGTTYCSVGVFFPGTGKVKVIPDENGHISIPSMVSFTDDDVYVGYESLELADSNPQNTIYDAKRFIGKVFTPEELEAEIGRYPFKVLNKNGMVEFSVTSNETITVSPEYVGSRLLLKLKEMAEEYLGMPVANAVISVPAEFDLKQRNSTIQAANLAGLKILRVINEPTAAAMAYGLHKAEVFHVLVIDLGGGTLDVSLLNKQGGMFLTRAMSGNNKLGGQDFNQRLLQYLYKQIYQTYGFLPSRKEEIHRLRQAVEMVKLNLTLHETAQMSVLLTVEENDRKGPPTSDSELPKDKFSQANDPHVDSMFGANLSEKKNGEGQVLFETEISRKLFDTLNEDLFQKILVPIQQVLKEGHLEKTEIDEVVLVGGSTRIPRIRQVIQEFFGKDPNTSVDPDLAVVTGVAIQAGIDGGSWPLQVSALEIPNKHLQKTNFN